The following proteins are co-located in the Hominilimicola fabiformis genome:
- a CDS encoding DNA alkylation repair protein, producing the protein MELTKEIWTQSDYDEFAEYLKTLADEKYKKFSDSLVPGGTQSIGIRVPILRQTAKAISKGDYASFLNCKNNAYREEIMIKGLVMSLIKCDYHEMLGYIKQYVAQITSWETCDIVSFKGLKKYLDEFLNDVEYFIYNENPWIVRFGFNCLMEFYLTDEYIDKVLSYVNSVNSDFYYVQMMQGWLVATAAAKCRDKTMKFLESNDLNAITQNMAVRKIRESLRISKEDKELVLQFKK; encoded by the coding sequence CAGATTATGACGAATTTGCGGAATACTTAAAAACATTGGCTGACGAAAAATACAAAAAATTCAGTGACTCGCTTGTTCCCGGCGGAACGCAATCTATCGGTATTCGTGTACCCATCTTGCGTCAAACGGCTAAAGCTATTTCAAAAGGTGACTACGCGTCATTCCTTAATTGCAAAAACAACGCATACCGTGAAGAAATTATGATTAAAGGCTTGGTTATGTCGCTCATAAAATGCGATTATCACGAAATGCTCGGCTATATAAAGCAATACGTTGCTCAAATTACAAGTTGGGAAACTTGCGACATTGTTTCATTTAAGGGATTGAAGAAATATTTAGATGAATTTTTAAATGACGTTGAATATTTTATCTACAACGAAAATCCCTGGATTGTGCGTTTCGGTTTTAATTGCCTTATGGAATTTTATTTGACCGATGAATATATCGACAAAGTTCTGTCATACGTCAACTCGGTAAATTCAGATTTCTACTATGTTCAAATGATGCAAGGCTGGCTCGTTGCAACAGCCGCCGCAAAGTGCAGAGATAAAACAATGAAATTTCTTGAAAGCAACGATTTAAACGCAATCACTCAAAATATGGCGGTACGAAAAATTCGTGAATCGTTAAGAATATCAAAAGAAGATAAAGAACTTGTTTTACAGTTCAAAAAATAA